The following proteins are co-located in the Pseudomonas sp. DY-1 genome:
- the lpdA gene encoding dihydrolipoyl dehydrogenase, with protein MTQKFDVVVIGAGPGGYVAAIKAAQLGLKTACIEKYQDKEGKTALGGTCLNVGCIPSKALLDSSYKYHEAHEGFKIHGIEAKGVTIDVPAMVGRKNTIVKNLTGGVATLFKANGVTLLEGHGKLLANKQVEVTGSDGKVQIVEAENVILASGSKPVDIPPAPVDQDVIVDSTGALDFQAVPKKLGVIGAGVIGLELGSVWARLGAEVTVIEALDKFLPAADEQVSKEALKVLTKQGLKIRLGARVTGSEVKKKQVTVNFTDANGEQKETFDKLIVAVGRRPVTTDLLAADSGVTLDERGFIFVDDHCKTSVPGVYAIGDVVRGAMLAHKASEEGIMVAERIAGHKAQMNYDLIPSVIYTHPEIAWVGKTEQTLKAEGVEINVGTFPFAASGRAMAANDTAGFVKVIADAKTDRVLGVHVIGPSAAELVQQGAIGMEFGTSAEDLGMMVFSHPTLSEALHEAALAVNGHAIHIANRKKR; from the coding sequence ATGACCCAGAAATTCGACGTGGTAGTGATTGGTGCGGGCCCCGGCGGCTACGTTGCCGCTATCAAGGCAGCTCAGCTCGGCCTGAAAACCGCCTGCATCGAGAAGTACCAGGACAAGGAAGGCAAGACCGCACTGGGCGGCACCTGCCTGAACGTCGGCTGCATTCCGTCGAAGGCGCTGCTGGACAGCTCCTACAAGTACCATGAGGCCCACGAGGGCTTCAAAATCCATGGCATCGAAGCCAAGGGCGTCACCATCGACGTTCCTGCCATGGTCGGTCGCAAGAACACCATCGTTAAGAACCTGACCGGCGGCGTCGCTACCCTGTTCAAGGCCAACGGCGTCACCCTGCTGGAAGGCCACGGCAAGCTGCTGGCCAACAAGCAGGTCGAAGTCACTGGTTCCGACGGCAAGGTGCAGATCGTCGAAGCCGAGAACGTGATCCTCGCTTCCGGCTCCAAGCCGGTAGACATCCCGCCGGCCCCGGTTGACCAGGACGTGATCGTCGACTCCACCGGTGCGCTGGACTTCCAGGCCGTTCCGAAGAAGCTGGGCGTTATCGGCGCCGGCGTCATCGGCCTTGAGCTGGGTTCCGTCTGGGCTCGCCTGGGTGCTGAAGTGACCGTCATCGAAGCACTGGACAAGTTCCTCCCGGCCGCTGACGAGCAGGTTTCCAAGGAAGCCCTGAAGGTCCTCACCAAGCAAGGCCTGAAGATTCGTCTGGGTGCCCGCGTGACCGGTTCCGAAGTGAAGAAGAAGCAGGTCACTGTGAACTTCACCGACGCCAACGGCGAGCAGAAGGAAACCTTCGACAAGCTGATCGTGGCCGTGGGCCGTCGCCCGGTAACCACCGATCTGCTGGCTGCCGACAGCGGCGTTACCCTGGACGAGCGCGGCTTCATCTTCGTCGATGACCATTGCAAGACCAGCGTTCCGGGCGTTTACGCCATCGGCGACGTGGTGCGTGGCGCCATGCTGGCCCACAAGGCCTCGGAAGAGGGCATCATGGTTGCCGAGCGCATCGCCGGCCATAAAGCCCAGATGAACTACGACCTGATCCCGTCGGTTATCTACACCCACCCGGAAATCGCGTGGGTCGGCAAGACCGAGCAGACCCTGAAGGCCGAAGGCGTTGAAATCAATGTCGGCACCTTCCCGTTCGCCGCCAGCGGTCGTGCCATGGCTGCCAACGACACCGCTGGTTTCGTCAAGGTGATCGCCGATGCCAAGACCGACCGTGTGCTGGGCGTCCACGTAATTGGCCCGAGCGCTGCCGAACTGGTCCAGCAAGGTGCCATCGGCATGGAATTCGGCACCAGTGCCGAAGACCTGGGCATGATGGTCTTCTCGCACCCGACCCTGTCCGAAGCGCTGCACGAAGCGGCCCTCGCTGTGAATGGCCACGCCATCCACATCGCCAACCGCAAGAAGCGCTGA
- the odhB gene encoding 2-oxoglutarate dehydrogenase complex dihydrolipoyllysine-residue succinyltransferase, translating to MAIEIKAPTFPESVADGTVATWHKKPGDAVKRDELIVDIETDKVVMEVLAETDGVLAEIVKNEGDTVLSGELLGKLNAGAAAAAPAAAAPAAAPAAQAAAPAAAAADDAILSPAARKLAEENGIDPNSIAGTGKGGRVTKEDVVAAVEAKKSAPAAAPAAKPAAPAAEAPVFAAGDRVEKRVPMTRLRAKVAERLVEAQSTMAMLTTFNEVDMTEVMALRSKYKDLFEKTHNGVRLGFMSFFVKASVEALKRFPAVNASIDGNDIVYHGYQDIGVAVSSDRGLVVPVLRNAELMSLAEVENGIATFGKKAREGKLSIDEMTGGTFTITNGGTFGSMMSTPIVNPPQAAILGMHNIIQRPMAINGQVVIRPMMYLALSYDHRLIDGKEAVSFLVTIKNLLEDPARLLLDI from the coding sequence ATGGCTATCGAGATCAAAGCCCCCACTTTCCCGGAATCGGTTGCCGACGGCACCGTGGCTACCTGGCACAAGAAGCCGGGCGATGCGGTCAAGCGTGACGAACTGATCGTCGACATCGAAACTGACAAGGTGGTCATGGAAGTCCTCGCTGAAACCGATGGCGTCCTGGCTGAAATCGTCAAGAACGAGGGCGACACTGTGCTCAGCGGCGAGCTGCTCGGCAAGCTGAACGCCGGCGCCGCTGCCGCCGCCCCGGCCGCTGCTGCTCCGGCAGCCGCTCCCGCGGCCCAGGCTGCTGCTCCGGCAGCCGCTGCTGCCGACGACGCCATCCTTTCCCCGGCCGCCCGCAAGCTGGCTGAAGAGAACGGCATCGACCCGAACAGCATCGCCGGCACTGGCAAAGGCGGTCGCGTGACCAAGGAAGACGTGGTTGCCGCTGTCGAAGCCAAGAAATCCGCTCCTGCCGCTGCCCCGGCCGCCAAGCCCGCAGCCCCGGCTGCCGAGGCTCCGGTCTTCGCCGCTGGCGACCGCGTCGAGAAGCGCGTACCGATGACCCGCCTGCGTGCCAAGGTCGCCGAGCGTCTGGTCGAAGCCCAGTCCACCATGGCCATGCTGACCACCTTCAACGAAGTCGACATGACCGAAGTCATGGCGCTGCGTTCGAAGTACAAGGACCTGTTCGAGAAGACCCACAACGGCGTGCGCCTGGGCTTCATGTCCTTCTTCGTCAAGGCCTCCGTCGAGGCGCTGAAGCGCTTCCCGGCGGTCAACGCTTCCATCGACGGCAACGACATCGTCTACCACGGCTATCAGGACATCGGCGTAGCCGTTTCCAGCGACCGTGGCCTGGTGGTTCCGGTCCTGCGCAATGCTGAGCTGATGAGCCTGGCCGAAGTCGAGAATGGCATCGCGACCTTCGGCAAGAAGGCTCGTGAGGGCAAGCTGTCCATCGACGAGATGACTGGTGGCACCTTCACCATCACCAACGGCGGCACCTTCGGCTCGATGATGTCGACCCCGATCGTCAACCCGCCGCAGGCCGCCATCCTTGGCATGCACAACATCATCCAGCGCCCGATGGCCATCAACGGTCAGGTTGTTATCCGCCCGATGATGTACCTGGCTCTGTCCTACGACCACCGCCTGATCGATGGCAAGGAAGCTGTAAGCTTCCTGGTGACCATCAAAAACCTGCTGGAAGACCCGGCTCGTCTGCTGCTGGACATCTGA